The genomic interval AAACACAGGTAATGACTGATATAGAAAAGAAAAAGCAACAGATGATTGAGGAGTTAACCAAAAAGAAGATAGAAGAACAAAAAAAGAAATTAGAAGCGCAATTGGCAGCCCAGAAAAAGTTGATTGAAGAAAAGAAGAGAAAGCTTGCAGAAGAAAAGAAAAAGGCGTCAAAAGTAACAGCCCCTAAACAGAAAACAAAAAAAGAAATAGTTAAAAATACACCTGTTAAGCCTGCTTCAACAAGCTCTCAACAAAATAAGGCTGTAAACAATCCTCCCGTTAATGAAAACACAAAGATTCAGTCTTCAGACAAACAGGAAGTTCAGAAGAAAGAAATTACTCAACCTGAAAAAACCACAATTGAAACTAATACGCAATCTCAGGATGTAAATGCTAAAACTACTGAACAACCTGCAAAAGAGGCCAAAACAGAAGTGCAGCCTCAACCGGAAACAATTGCACAACCACAGGTTAAGGAAGGGGATCTGGTACCTTTAACAGATGATGTTGTCAAACCTGTTCCTATTAAAAAGGTAAAGCCAAGATATACCCTTGCAGCAAGGAAAAGAAAAGTGCATGGTACTATTATTGCTCAGGCGCTTATAGATGAAAATGGAGATGTGGTTGATGTTAGAATTTTAAGAAAAATGAAACATCCTTTTGGTCTTGACAAAGAGGTAATGAAGGCTCTTAAAAAGTGGAAGTTTGAACCTGCTACTAAAAATGGGGTAAAAGTAAAAGTTTATGATACATTTTTATTTAAATTTTAACGGGAGGTATTCATGGGTGTATTAAATGATGAACAAAAAAAGTTTTACGAAGAAACTTTAAAACACGTAAAAAATGAAATTGCTGACATTGATAATCAGATTGAAGAAGAGTTAGCAAGAGTAAAACAGAAATTAGCAGAATTACAAAAAGCCAAAAAAGCAGCTTTGCAGGTTTATGCTGGAGCTTGTGCAAGGCTTGGAATAGAAAACGATTTAGCTGGTGAAGAAGAATCAGAAGAGTTTGAAGGCTAAAGTTTATAGTTAGCCGATGAGTATTTACAATTATCCTGAATATTACGATATAGCCTTTGGCTATAGAGATTTAGATCTGGAATGCGATTTTATTGAAAAGCAAATAGCGGTGCATTCCAGATCTGATAATTTTTCTCTCCTTGATATAGCCTGTGGGACAGGCTCCCACCTTATTGAGATGGGGAAAAGAGGGTTTGATGTCAGTGGATTTGATATTTCCCCTAAAATGATTGAATATGCAAAGAAGAAAGCTGAACAAAACGGAATTGATGCGTATCTATGGGTTGACAATATGGTGTCTTTTAGTGTTGAGAGGACATTTGGTTGTGCAATAAACCTTCTTACGGGATTTAATTACCTTTTAAGAAATGAGGATGTTGAAGAGCATTTAAAGAGAGTGGCAAGGGTACTGGATACAGGTGGTCTTTATATAATAGAAATGAATCATCCCAGGGAATTTGTTACAAACGAGCCTTCCACAACCAATAGC from Thermotomaculum hydrothermale carries:
- a CDS encoding class I SAM-dependent DNA methyltransferase, whose amino-acid sequence is MSIYNYPEYYDIAFGYRDLDLECDFIEKQIAVHSRSDNFSLLDIACGTGSHLIEMGKRGFDVSGFDISPKMIEYAKKKAEQNGIDAYLWVDNMVSFSVERTFGCAINLLTGFNYLLRNEDVEEHLKRVARVLDTGGLYIIEMNHPREFVTNEPSTTNSWVEIKGDVEVEVDWDNERSSVDLLTHIVTTKPIVKVKDKDREFIINMEEKFRIYLYQEILHYIDCSGSFELVNSFGSFRFDKPLDNSKDSWRMILVLRKK